One window from the genome of Pyrus communis chromosome 16, drPyrComm1.1, whole genome shotgun sequence encodes:
- the LOC137721288 gene encoding probable LRR receptor-like serine/threonine-protein kinase At3g47570 has protein sequence MGSFKFISPLLFFSYLCMHAFVLNSCLRLALAGSNETDKLALLEFKARITTDPFGVMSSWNETIHFCQWHGVTCGHRHKRITMLTLSSLKLGGSISPHVGNLSFLRVFNLMNNSFSHEIPPEIGSLRRLQLLGLQNNSLSGEIPANLSGCSELNSINIGRNLLEGSIPKELGTLSKLKKFNINVNHHTGSIPYTFSNISSLEAFSAGFNNLGGIIPDIFGRLTNFSFLVLEGNDLSGTIPPSVFNHSSLDTFAVGLNYNLQGTVPSNLGNSCPSLRTYAIDDNKFSGTIPVSISNASNLFELALHRNQLRGEVPSLKNLHNLGRFTLGDNHLGSGGTGDDLSFLCDLTNATGLQYLEFQSNNFGGTLPRCLANLSSSLLSFYVDYNIIFGSIPKGMENLHNLESIWLSGNQFSGLIPPEIGRLSKLYQVYMETNSLTGNVPSSFGNLSRLTDLHLEDNNLQGTIPSTLAECPYLMNLTLGGNNFTGIISPELIRPSSSYVYLDLSRNHLTGFLPKEVGNLINLEHFDVSGNLLSGEIPPSLASCKTIQYLDLQENFFQGTIPSDLSSLRGIETLSLAHNNLSGTIPKFLENFTFLQSLNLSYNNLEGAVPIEGVFRNATATSVQGNTNLCGGIPEFQLPKCKFQHSSKRGLSLTLKLVISLLCGLSGAFFSFAVVYLCCFRSKKKADPSSDSQKFPKVSYQSLLKATDGFSSANLIGMGSFGSVYKGLLDQVGTTIAIKVLNLARHGASKSFIAECEALKNIRHRNLVKVLSACSGFDYRGSDFKALVYEFMVNGSLEEWLHPAQTSTNTNQRPRSLTFSQRLNIAIDVAMALDYLHHHCHVPIVHCDLKPSNVLLDNDMIGHVGDFGLARFLSRTLEDGFGNQSSSIGVKGTIGYTPPEYGMGHEVWRQGDVYSYGILLLEMFTGKRPTGDMFQGSSNLHNYVKAALPEQVLDIVDPVLIQEKGEGEMSANQHVTEASTRIRMKFEESLMSILGVGVACSADMPGERSDITDAMAEMCRIRNKLRADKMLD, from the exons ATGGGGAGTTTCAAGTTCATTTCACCACTTCTCTTCTTCTCATATTTGTGCATgcatgcctttgttcttaacTCATGTCTTCGTTTGGCCCTCGCCGGATCAAACGAGACAGATAAACTGGCGTTGCTCGAATTCAAGGCTAGGATAACTACAGACCCTTTTGGAGTCATGAGTTCGTGGAACGAAACAATTCACTTTTGCCAATGGCACGGTGTTACCTGTGGTCACCGCCACAAGAGGATCACAATGTTGACACTGAGTTCCTTGAAGCTTGGAGGCTCTATATCGCCTCATGTTGGAAATTTGAGTTTCCTCAGAGTGTTTAATCTCATGAACAACAGCTTCAGTCATGAAATCCCTCCAGAAATTGGCAGTCTGCGCAGGCTGCAACTTTTGGGATTGCAGAATAATTCACTGAGTGGGGAAATTCCCGCCAATTTATCAGGTTGCTCTGAACTCAACTCCATAAATATTGGCCGCAATTTGTTAGAAGGTAGTATCCCTAAGGAGCTTGGCACCTTGTCAAagctaaaaaaattcaatattaaCGTGAACCACCATACAGGAAGTATCCCTTACACTTTTAGCAACATATCATCTCTTGAAGCGTTTAGTGCAGGTTTTAATAATTTAGGTGGCATTATTCCAGATATCTTTGGTCGACTGACAAATTTTAGTTTTCTTGTATTGGAAGGAAATGACTTGTCCGGTACGATCCCTCCCTCAGTTTTCAATCACTCTTCTCTTGACACCTTTGCTGTGGGACTTAATTACAACCTCCAAGGCACGGTGCCTTCAAACTTAGGCAATTCTTGTCCAAGTCTCCGAACTTATGCCATCGATGATAACAAATTTAGTGGAACGATACCTGTTTCAATATCTAACGCATCAAATCTGTTTGAGCTAGCATTACACCGAAACCAACTGCGAGGAGAAGTCCCGTCTTTGAAAAACTTACACAATCTTGGGCGGTTTACTCTTGGTGATAACCATCTTGGAAGTGGGGGAACTGGTGATGATTTGAGCTTTCTTTGCGATCTGACTAATGCCACCGGTTTACAATACTTGGAATTTCAATCAAACAACTTTGGGGGTACGTTGCCTCGATGCTTAGCCAACCTGTCTTCTTCACTTTTATCTTTCTACGTAgactataatattatatttggCAGTATCCCAAAGGGGATGGAAAATCTGCATAACCTGGAAAGCATATGGCTGTCTGGCAACCAGTTTTCAGGTCTCATCCCCCCTGAAATAGGAAGGCTTTCCAAATTATATCAAGTATATATGGAAACCAACTCTCTCACTGGGAACGTTCCATCATCTTTTGGAAATTTAAGCCGATTAACTGATCTGCATCTCGAGGATAACAACCTTCAGGGCACCATCCCTTCAACTTTAGCCGAGTGCCCCTATTTGATGAACTTAACACTTGGTGGTAACAATTTCACTGGTATCATATCCCCAGAATTAATTCGTCCATCTTCTTCATATGTTTATTTGGATTTATCTCGAAATCATTTGACAGGCTTTCTTCCCAAGGAAGTCGGAAATTTGATAAATCTAGAGCATTTTGATGTGTCTGGAAACCTGTTGTCTGGTGAAATTCCTCCAAGTCTTGCAAGTTGTAAAACCATACAGTATCTTGACTTGCAAGAAAACTTCTTCCAAGGGACAATTCCATCAGATTTGAGTTCACTAAGAGGTATTGAAACCTTATCTCTCGCTCACAACAACTTGTCAGGGACAATTCCGAAATTCTTGGAGAATTTTACATTTCTGCAATCCTTGAATCTGTCTTATAACAATTTAGAGGGAGCAGTACCTATCGAAGGAGTTTTTCGGAATGCAACTGCCACATCAGTCCAAGGGAATACAAATCTCTGTGGGGGCATACCAGAGTTTCAATTGCCAAAATGCAAATTTCAACATTCCAGCAAAAGAGGGTTGAGCCTAACCTTGAAACTGgtaatctctctcctttgtgggCTTTCTGGAGCCTTTTTTTCATTTGCCGTTGTGTACCTTTGTTGCTTCCGGAGTAAAAAAAAGGCGGATCCTTCGAgtgattcccaaaaatttcctAAGGTGTCTTACCAAAGTCTTCTTAAAGCTACTGATGGATTCTCTTCTGCCAATTTGATTGGGATGGGAAGTTTTGGGTCAGTTTATAAAGGATTACTTGATCAAGTTGGAACAACAATTGCTATCAAGGTACTGAACCTCGCTCGACACGGAGCTTCCAAAAGTTTCATTGCTGAGTGTGAGGCTCTGAAAAATATTAGACACCGTAACCTTGTGAAGGTACTTTCTGCATGCTCCGGATTCGACTATCGTGGTTCTGATTTCAAGGCCTTAGTTTACGAGTTCATGGTGAATGGGAGCTTAGAGGAATGGTTGCATCCAGCTCAGACAAGTACTAATACGAATCAGAGGCCAAGGAGCTTAACTTTTTCGCAGAGGTTGAACATTGCGATAGATGTTGCAATGGCATTGGATTATCTCCATCATCACTGTCATGTGCCAATAGTTCATTGTGACCTCAAACCCAGCAATGTTCTTCTCGACAATGATATGATTGGACATGTAGGTGACTTTGGGTTGGCGAGATTCCTTTCAAGAACTCTTGAAGATGGTTTTGGTAATCAGTCAAGCTCCATTGGAGTTAAAGGAACAATCGGTTATACTCCTCCAG AGTATGGCATGGGGCATGAAGTGTGGCGACAAGGTGACGTGTATAGTTACGGCATCCTCCTGCTGGAAATGTTTACGGGAAAAAGGCCAACCGGTGACATGTTTCAAGGATCTTCAAATCTTCACAACTATGTCAAGGCAGCTCTGCCTGAGCAGGTGTTAGATATTGTGGATCCGGTTCTTATTCAAGAAAAAGGGGAAGGGGAGATGAGTGCAAACCAGCATGTAACTGAGGCTAGCACAAGGATTCGCATGAAATTTGAAGAGAGCTTGATGTCAATCTTAGGAGTTGGTGTTGCATGCTCTGCAGACATGCCTGGGGAAAGGTCGGACATCACTGATGCTATGGCTGAGATGTGTCGGATCAGAAACAAACTTCGAGCAGATAAAATGTTGGATTAG
- the LOC137720638 gene encoding probable LRR receptor-like serine/threonine-protein kinase At3g47570: MGNYKFISPLLFFSYLCMHALVLNSCLSIALAGSNETDKLALLEFKARITTDPFGVMSSWNETIHFCQWHGVTCGHRHKRITMLKLMSLKLGGSISPHVGNLSFLREFNLKNNSFSHKIPSEIGRLRRLQFLALYNNSLSGEIPANLSGCSELKLIYLDRNLLEGSIAKEFGTLSKLIEFSIEDNHHTGSIPYSFSNISSLEAFSATSNNLGGIIPDIFGRMTNFYFLGLDENNLSGTIPPSIFNVSSLETFAVGSNYNLQGTLPSNLGNSCPRLQLFTIEDNQFSGTIPVSISNASNLFVLQIGENQLHGEVPSLKNLHKLWRFIIDSNHLGSGGIGDDLSFLCDMTNATGLLYLVINSNNFGGTLPQCLANLSSSLVYFTLANNSIFGSIPIAMENLHNLEAIWLSDNQFSGLIPPEIGRLPKLYEVYMENNLLSGNVPSSFGNLSRLTDLHLENNNLQGTIPSTLSQCPNLVNLILGGNNFTGIISPELISLSSSYVHLDLSRNHLTGFLPMEVGQLTNIEHFDVSGNLLSGEIPPSLGSCETIQYLYLQENFFQGTIPSELSSLRGIETLSLARNNLSGTIPKFLENFTFLQSLNLSYNNLEGAVPIEGVFRNATATSVQGNTKLCGGIPEFQLPKCKFRHSSKRGLSLTLKLVISLLSGLSGAFFSFAVVYLCCFRSKKKADPSSDSEKFPKLSYQSLLKATDGFSSANLIGMGSFGSVYKGLLDQVGTTIAIKVLNLARHGASKSFIAECEALKNIRHRNLVKVLSACSGFDYRGSDFKALVYEFMVNGSLEEWLHPAQTSTDTNQRPRSLTFSQRLNIAIDVAMALDYLHHHCHVPIVHCDLKPSNVLLDNDMIGHVGDFGLARFLSRTLEDGFGNQSSSIGVKGTIGYTPPEYGMGHEVWRQGDVYSYGILLLEMFTGKRPTGDMFQGSSNLHNYVKAALPEQVLDIVDPVLIQEKGEGEMSANQHVTEASTSIRMKFEESLISILGVGVACSADMPGERSDITDAMAEMCRIRNKLRADKMLD, encoded by the exons ATGGGGAATTACAAGTTCATTTCACCACTTCTCTTCTTCTCATATTTGTGCATGCATGCCCTTGTTCTTAACTCATGTCTTAGTATAGCCCTCGCCGGATCAAACGAGACGGATAAACTGGCGTTGCTTGAATTCAAGGCTAGGATAACTACAGACCCTTTTGGAGTCATGAGTTCGTGGAACGAAACAATCCACTTTTGCCAATGGCACGGTGTTACCTGTGGTCACCGCCACAAGAGGATCACAATGTTGAAGCTGATGTCCTTGAAGCTTGGAGGCTCTATATCGCCACATGTTGGAAATTTGAGTTTCCTCAGAGAGTTTAATCTCAAAAACAACAGCTTCAGCCATAAAATCCCTTCAGAAATTGGCCGTTTGCGCAGACTACAATTTTTGGCATTGTATAATAATTCACTGAGTGGAGAAATTCCCGCCAATTTATCAGGTTGCTCTGAACTCAAACTCATATATCTTGACCGCAATTTGTTAGAAGGTAGTATCGCTAAGGAGTTTGGCACCTTGTCAAAGCTAATAGAATTCAGTATTGAAGACAACCACCATACAGGAAGTATCCCTTACTCTTTTAGCAACATATCATCTCTTGAAGCGTTTAGTGCAACTTCAAATAATTTAGGTGGCATAATTCCAGATATCTTTGGTCGAATgaccaatttttattttcttggatTGGATGAAAATAACTTGTCTGGTACGATCCCTCCCTCAATTTTCAATGTCTCTTCTCTTGAAACCTTTGCTGTGGGATCTAATTACAACCTCCAAGGCACTTTACCTTCAAACTTGGGCAATTCCTGTCCAAGACTCCAACTTTTTACCATCGAGGATAACCAATTTAGTGGAACTATACCTGTTTCAATATCTAATGCCTCAAATCTGTTTGTTCTACAAATAGGCGAAAACCAACTGCATGGAGAAGTCCCCTCTTTGAAAAACTTACACAAGCTTTGGCGGTTTATTATTGATTCAAACCATCTTGGAAGTGGGGGAATTGGTGATGATTTGAGCTTTCTTTGCGATATGACTAATGCCACCGGTCTACTATACTTGGTAATTAATTCAAACAACTTTGGGGGTACGTTGCCTCAATGCTTAGCCAACCTgtcttcttcacttgtatatTTCACCTTAGCCAATAATAGTATATTTGGTAGTATCCCGATTGCGATGGAAAATCTGCATAACCTGGAAGCCATATGGCTGTCTGACAACCAGTTTTCAGGTCTCATCCCCCCTGAAATAGGAAGGCTTCCCAAATTATATGAagtatatatggaaaacaacTTGCTCTCTGGGAATGTTCCATCATCTTTTGGAAATTTAAGTCGATTAACTGATCTGCATCTCGAGAATAACAACCTTCAGGGCACCATCCCTTCAACTTTATCTCAGTGTCCCAATTTAGTGAACTTAATTCTTGGTGGTAACAATTTCACTGGTATCATATCCCCAGAATTAATTAGTCTGTCTTCTTCATATGTTCATTTGGATTTATCTCGAAACCATTTGACTGGCTTTCTTCCCATGGAAGTCGGACAATTGACAAATATAGAGCATTTTGATGTTTCTGGAAACCTATTGTCTGGTGAAATTCCTCCAAGTCTTGGAAGTTGTGAAACCATACAGTATCTTTACTTGCAAGAAAACTTCTTCCAAGGGACAATTCCATCAGAGTTGAGTTCACTAAGAGGTATTGAAACCTTATCTCTTGCTCGCAACAACTTGTCAGGGACAATTCCGAAATTCTTGGAGAATTTTACATTTCTGCAATCCTTGAATCTGTCTTATAACAATTTAGAGGGAGCAGTACCTATCGAAGGAGTTTTTCGGAATGCAACTGCCACATCAGTCCAAGGGAATACAAAGCTCTGTGGGGGCATACCAGAGTTTCAATTGCCAAAATGCAAATTTCGACATTCCAGCAAAAGAGGGTTGAGCCTAACCTTGAAACTGGTAATCTCTCTCCTTTCTGGGCTTTCTGGAGCCTTTTTTTCATTTGCCGTTGTGTACCTTTGTTGCTTCCGGAGTAAAAAAAAGGCGGATCCTTCGAGTGATTCTGAAAAATTTCCTAAGTTGTCTTACCAAAGTCTTCTTAAAGCTACTGATGGATTCTCTTCTGCCAATTTGATTGGAATGGGAAGTTTTGGGTCAGTTTATAAAGGATTACTTGATCAAGTTGGAACAACAATTGCTATCAAGGTACTCAACCTCGCTCGACACGGAGCTTCCAAAAGTTTCATTGCTGAGTGTGAGGCTCTGAAAAATATTAGACACCGTAACCTTGTGAAGGTACTTTCTGCATGCTCCGGATTCGACTATCGTGGTTCTGATTTCAAGGCCTTAGTTTACGAGTTCATGGTGAATGGGAGCTTAGAGGAATGGTTGCATCCAGCTCAGACAAGTACTGATACGAATCAGAGGCCAAGGAGCTTAACTTTTTCGCAGAGGTTGAACATTGCGATAGATGTTGCAATGGCATTGGATTATCTGCATCATCACTGTCACGTGCCAATCGTTCATTGTGACCTCAAACCCAGCAATGTTCTTCTCGACAATGATATGATTGGACATGTAGGTGACTTTGGGTTGGCGAGATTCCTTTCAAGAACTCTTGAAGATGGTTTTGGTAATCAGTCAAGCTCCATCGGAGTTAAAGGAACAATCGGTTATACTCCTCCAG AGTATGGCATGGGGCATGAAGTGTGGCGACAAGGTGACGTGTATAGTTACGGCATCCTCCTGCTGGAAATGTTTACGGGAAAAAGGCCAACCGGTGACATGTTTCAAGGATCTTCAAATCTTCACAACTATGTCAAGGCAGCTCTGCCTGAGCAGGTGTTAGATATTGTGGATCCGGTTCTTATTCAAGAAAAAGGGGAAGGGGAGATGAGTGCAAACCAGCATGTAACTGAGGCTAGCACAAGCATTCGCATGAAATTTGAAGAGAGCTTGATTTCAATCTTAGGAGTTGGTGTTGCATGCTCTGCAGACATGCCTGGGGAAAGGTCGGACATCACTGATGCTATGGCTGAGATGTGTCGGATCAGAAACAAACTTCGAGCAGATAAAATGTTGGATTAG